Proteins encoded together in one Terriglobus saanensis SP1PR4 window:
- a CDS encoding response regulator transcription factor, with protein sequence MDVTELQTDSRTQILVVEDDPRMQKILQRVFREQGYHVTVCGDGQSGLDAFRAGRYSAVVLDLVLPNIFGRDVCKTIKSEQEDMPVIVVSAITDVADKVLLLELGADDYVTKPFSPRELMARVQAAMRRRQKTSAITTYSFGDCEIDFSKMTARRGGVSITLTAHEFKLLKYFVEHAERVLSRDVLLNEVWGYNSYPTTRTVDNQILKLRQKLEPESAEPRYLRTVYGAGYKFVP encoded by the coding sequence ATGGATGTAACGGAGTTACAAACAGATTCCCGTACGCAGATTCTTGTCGTTGAAGACGATCCGCGCATGCAGAAAATTCTCCAACGCGTTTTTCGTGAGCAGGGTTATCACGTCACAGTCTGTGGCGATGGTCAATCCGGTCTGGATGCGTTTCGCGCAGGGAGATACTCCGCAGTCGTTCTGGATCTGGTCCTGCCCAATATCTTTGGTCGCGACGTCTGCAAGACGATCAAGTCCGAGCAGGAAGATATGCCAGTGATTGTCGTGAGCGCCATCACCGACGTTGCGGACAAGGTTCTTCTGTTGGAGTTGGGAGCGGATGACTACGTGACGAAGCCGTTCAGCCCGAGGGAGCTGATGGCACGTGTGCAGGCTGCTATGCGACGTCGGCAAAAAACGTCCGCGATCACTACTTATAGCTTCGGAGATTGCGAGATCGATTTCTCCAAGATGACAGCGCGCCGGGGAGGGGTTTCCATTACGCTGACAGCCCACGAGTTCAAGTTGCTGAAGTACTTTGTGGAGCATGCAGAGAGGGTTTTGAGCAGGGACGTCCTGTTGAACGAGGTTTGGGGCTATAACTCCTACCCCACCACGCGAACGGTCGATAACCAGATCCTGAAGTTGAGACAGAAGCTGGAGCCAGAGTCTGCGGAGCCACGCTATCTGCGAACGGTCTACGGTGCGGGGTATAAGTTCGTTCCCTGA
- a CDS encoding Ig-like domain repeat protein — MYRFSPFGHKFQRLALFALAGALSATGYGQTVTDFGAAIPVSTGTTTLTVQVPFQTGGQASSIRVVTAGLADKDFTTSDEGTCATGTFLAGQSCSISVTFSPKAPGERVGAVVLMNGGTVLGTQLLHGSGKGSVGVFLPGTVSTVAGNSSFNYAGDGGDARSSPIFIPSGVVVDPAGNIYLSDTNNNRVRRVDAVTHVITTVAGDGTTGVTGDGGPAVSAPVNYPTALVLNGAGDLYIADTRNNAIRKLTLATGILSTIAGRLGVPGSSGDGGSATLATLNAPGGLAMDAAGFLYIADTGNDTIRRIDPSTGMITLFAGIPTVADFAGDGGPASAGRFNNPLGLAIDSGGSLYIADQANHRIRMITAGGSLSTVAGTGVPRYNGDGGLAVAAQLQQPAAVAVDVARNLYIADSNNHLVRKVSSTTGLISSIVGIPGAAAYSGDNGPANVAKINGPYALALDSAGDLYFADLLNNRIRKVSNSYATLQYTPIRVGRTSAPQSQTFENDGNDSLIFTAIAPDADSATDPGTTSCAIVTPLDKNDTCVVGAEFKPQTVGAVVTAEIQLQSNASNSPGIIHLSGEADALEPTTVALQTSGSPSALGAAITFTATVKITSGVGTSPVGTVTFLDGTTQIGTGTLNGTGVTTFTTSALALGSHDITAHYGGDTQNAPSTSAVLTQIVKQGPSVVLTASPNPSLVGDSVLFSAKVTTSTIQPSGLVAFKDGATSIGSGSLNGSGVATFATTALVAGSHSITASYVGDANTLSGTSVAVTQVVNKWTTTTTLTSSATPSDIGTPVTFTITVTPTSTTTPTGSVTLQDGAATIATQPLVNGVATFTTSTLTVGSHLLVARFPGDATNDVSGSSTFTQVVRQIATGTALTSSPNPSAGGATVRFTATVTAATNAIAGAINGTVTFKEGPTVLGTGTLSTGGIVTLDVSTLTVGTHQVIATYSGNTNYATSSSSTLNQVVQLATTTVALTSSVNPSIAGSSITLTAVASGTGGIPTGAITFFDGTLNLGTINLNASGQANLTLSNLSTGSHSITASYAGDTKDNPSISSPLIQVVKQATTALTLTTSGSPAFLGTQVTFIATLSSNGTIPAGQIVLTEGATVLGTTTMSATGVARFMLNTLTAGSHNLVASYAGDVDHTASNSAVLIQVMQAATSSAAISSSQNPSTFGDSISFTAIISGTGTQTTGNAVFLDGGATIATVPLNGSGIAVFTTSTLAIGSHTISVNYAGDATHSGAAPASLIQHVLQATSTAVVSSQNPALVGATVRFTATVTGVSGTVPTGTVTFTDGATTLGSAALNAAGITVLDVSTLGAGTHLIAATYSGDANDKVSTSPALSQAINTADTTVTISSSANPSVVGTPVTFTALIVSTGKSANGPVSFLDGSTVLGNVTAVNGKATFTTSALIAGQHAIIARYGGDSGTQVSTSNVLLQVEQQTTTASLSSDTNPALTLQAITLTATVAGGANATGVITFRDGTAIIGSVALNNAGTASLVLPSLSAGTHSLSASYGGDNYNLPSTTNGVSEVVQLRSTTISTTASSSSYLAGQQVTLVGVVHWTGPVTPTGTVTFTSGGATLGTVQVSTAGAATLIFFPQNGSYNIVATYNGDSVYSPSTAASYTITAGASTTFSITANPTTISVTSGDHVGVDVTIVASKSFTDTLAFGCLDMPLDATCTFDKTSMDVTGGGTNTIHLVFDTGNPLGAGATAKLTQRHVSRVAEAGMLLPFAALLGFLLFTSRRRRSLPALLSLAVLILAGLGVTGCANKLQMSTTPAGTYTVRIMASGLHTTASQIADLSVTVR, encoded by the coding sequence TTGTATCGGTTTTCGCCCTTTGGCCATAAGTTTCAGCGGCTTGCACTCTTCGCTTTGGCTGGCGCACTAAGCGCGACCGGATATGGACAGACCGTAACTGACTTTGGCGCAGCCATTCCAGTTTCCACGGGAACCACCACGCTGACCGTTCAGGTTCCCTTTCAGACGGGCGGGCAGGCTTCATCCATTCGAGTCGTTACAGCGGGTCTCGCAGACAAAGACTTCACAACAAGTGACGAGGGAACTTGCGCTACGGGAACCTTCCTTGCGGGACAGAGTTGCTCCATCTCAGTCACCTTCTCTCCCAAGGCTCCCGGCGAACGCGTTGGCGCGGTCGTTCTTATGAACGGCGGTACGGTTCTCGGAACCCAGTTGCTGCACGGAAGCGGCAAAGGTTCGGTTGGAGTTTTTCTTCCTGGCACTGTTTCAACGGTGGCCGGTAACTCCAGTTTTAACTATGCTGGCGACGGCGGCGACGCGCGCTCGTCTCCTATCTTCATTCCAAGTGGCGTAGTTGTCGATCCCGCCGGAAACATATATCTCAGCGATACCAACAACAACCGCGTCCGCAGGGTGGACGCGGTAACCCATGTCATCACCACAGTCGCTGGAGATGGCACCACTGGAGTGACCGGAGACGGTGGCCCGGCAGTGAGCGCCCCGGTGAATTACCCCACCGCCCTCGTACTGAACGGAGCAGGCGATCTCTATATCGCAGACACAAGGAATAATGCGATCCGCAAATTGACCCTGGCCACGGGTATTCTCAGCACCATTGCCGGTCGGCTGGGCGTCCCAGGATCTTCGGGTGATGGAGGCTCCGCCACCTTGGCTACGTTGAACGCTCCCGGTGGACTTGCGATGGATGCAGCTGGCTTTCTTTACATTGCGGACACTGGTAATGACACGATTCGCAGGATAGACCCTTCGACCGGCATGATTACTCTTTTTGCTGGCATACCGACGGTTGCCGACTTCGCGGGCGATGGTGGTCCCGCCTCGGCAGGTCGATTCAATAACCCCCTGGGTCTCGCCATCGACTCCGGTGGCAGTCTCTATATTGCAGACCAGGCGAATCATCGCATCCGCATGATAACCGCAGGCGGCAGCCTGTCCACAGTAGCCGGTACAGGGGTGCCCAGGTACAATGGCGATGGTGGCCTGGCAGTCGCGGCACAACTCCAGCAGCCAGCAGCCGTCGCAGTGGACGTAGCAAGAAACCTTTATATCGCCGACTCCAACAACCACCTCGTACGCAAAGTGAGCTCGACCACCGGTCTGATCTCGAGCATCGTCGGCATCCCCGGGGCCGCAGCCTACAGTGGGGACAACGGACCGGCGAACGTGGCCAAGATCAATGGACCATATGCCCTTGCACTCGATTCTGCGGGCGATCTCTACTTTGCCGACCTTCTCAATAACCGCATCCGGAAAGTCAGCAATTCCTATGCGACGCTGCAATATACTCCCATCCGTGTTGGACGCACTTCGGCACCTCAAAGCCAAACCTTTGAGAATGATGGAAATGACTCGCTCATCTTCACCGCGATTGCTCCGGATGCTGACTCTGCAACAGACCCGGGCACAACCTCCTGCGCGATCGTTACTCCGCTCGACAAGAATGACACCTGCGTCGTGGGGGCCGAATTCAAGCCCCAGACCGTTGGCGCCGTCGTAACCGCAGAGATTCAGCTCCAATCGAACGCTTCAAACTCCCCTGGGATCATTCACCTTTCAGGTGAGGCGGACGCTCTTGAACCTACGACGGTCGCCCTCCAGACGAGCGGCTCTCCTTCGGCCTTGGGTGCCGCTATCACCTTTACAGCGACTGTCAAGATTACGAGTGGTGTAGGTACGTCTCCTGTGGGAACCGTAACTTTCCTGGATGGCACTACACAGATCGGCACCGGAACTTTAAACGGTACCGGAGTCACGACCTTCACCACCTCAGCGCTCGCCCTCGGAAGCCACGACATTACGGCCCACTACGGTGGCGATACCCAGAACGCGCCGAGCACCTCGGCTGTTCTCACCCAGATAGTCAAGCAAGGACCCAGCGTCGTTCTTACCGCGAGTCCGAATCCTTCGCTGGTAGGAGACAGCGTCCTGTTTTCAGCAAAGGTCACGACCTCCACCATCCAGCCTTCAGGACTCGTCGCCTTCAAGGATGGCGCCACATCCATCGGCAGTGGAAGCCTGAATGGAAGTGGTGTTGCTACCTTTGCGACGACAGCCCTCGTGGCCGGATCGCACTCGATTACTGCGTCCTATGTCGGCGATGCGAATACTCTCTCCGGAACTTCCGTCGCCGTCACGCAAGTGGTCAATAAATGGACGACAACGACGACGCTCACTTCATCCGCAACGCCTTCAGATATAGGAACGCCGGTGACCTTCACCATTACGGTGACGCCGACCAGCACCACAACCCCCACCGGTTCCGTGACGCTGCAAGACGGGGCGGCCACAATAGCCACCCAGCCTCTTGTAAACGGAGTTGCAACATTCACCACCAGCACGCTCACGGTGGGCTCCCATCTCCTGGTCGCCCGCTTTCCCGGAGACGCAACGAACGACGTCAGTGGTTCAAGCACGTTCACTCAGGTGGTTCGTCAGATTGCGACCGGCACCGCTCTGACCTCGTCTCCTAATCCCTCCGCAGGCGGCGCGACCGTTCGATTCACGGCCACGGTGACTGCGGCGACCAACGCCATTGCTGGCGCGATCAACGGCACAGTAACGTTCAAGGAGGGCCCAACAGTCCTCGGAACCGGCACTCTCTCGACGGGCGGCATCGTTACACTGGACGTCAGCACCCTCACCGTAGGCACACATCAGGTGATTGCGACGTATTCGGGAAACACGAATTACGCGACCAGCAGTTCTTCTACCTTGAACCAAGTGGTTCAACTTGCAACGACCACCGTTGCCTTGACTTCCAGCGTGAATCCGTCGATCGCTGGGAGCAGCATTACGCTCACGGCGGTTGCTTCGGGAACGGGTGGTATTCCTACCGGAGCGATTACCTTCTTCGATGGAACTCTTAATCTCGGCACGATCAACCTCAATGCTTCGGGCCAGGCAAACCTTACCCTCTCGAACCTCTCCACAGGCTCACATTCCATTACCGCCTCTTACGCTGGGGATACGAAGGACAACCCCAGTATTTCGTCTCCCCTTATCCAGGTTGTCAAGCAGGCCACCACTGCGCTCACGTTGACCACCAGCGGAAGCCCCGCCTTCCTCGGCACTCAGGTCACCTTCATCGCTACATTGAGCAGTAATGGAACCATTCCCGCCGGCCAGATCGTGCTCACGGAAGGTGCAACCGTTCTCGGAACAACCACCATGAGCGCAACCGGCGTCGCACGCTTCATGCTGAATACGCTGACTGCGGGATCGCACAACCTAGTGGCTTCATACGCAGGGGACGTCGATCACACCGCGAGCAACTCGGCAGTTCTGATCCAGGTCATGCAGGCTGCCACCTCCTCCGCTGCAATCTCCTCCAGCCAGAACCCGTCTACCTTTGGTGATTCGATCTCCTTTACTGCGATCATTAGCGGCACAGGAACACAGACCACAGGCAATGCCGTCTTCCTCGATGGTGGCGCAACGATAGCAACTGTTCCACTCAATGGATCTGGTATCGCGGTCTTCACCACCTCGACGCTCGCCATCGGTTCGCACACGATCTCGGTCAACTACGCAGGCGATGCGACGCATTCGGGAGCAGCGCCCGCGTCCTTGATTCAACATGTCCTCCAGGCAACGAGCACTGCGGTTGTTTCCAGTCAGAATCCGGCTCTTGTGGGAGCAACGGTACGCTTCACCGCAACGGTGACCGGCGTGAGCGGAACGGTGCCGACGGGGACAGTAACGTTCACAGATGGTGCAACGACTCTTGGCAGCGCAGCTCTGAATGCTGCGGGTATCACCGTCCTGGATGTCTCTACCCTGGGTGCCGGGACGCATCTCATCGCGGCGACTTATTCTGGCGACGCGAATGACAAGGTCAGCACCTCTCCCGCACTTTCGCAGGCCATCAACACCGCCGACACCACCGTAACCATCAGTTCGAGCGCGAATCCATCCGTCGTCGGCACACCCGTAACCTTCACCGCTCTGATCGTAAGTACCGGTAAGTCTGCGAACGGCCCCGTAAGCTTCCTCGACGGCTCGACTGTTCTCGGCAACGTGACCGCCGTGAATGGAAAAGCTACCTTCACAACGAGCGCGCTTATCGCCGGTCAGCACGCCATCATCGCCCGCTACGGCGGAGATAGCGGAACCCAGGTAAGCACCTCCAACGTGTTGCTGCAGGTCGAACAACAGACCACCACCGCCTCGCTCAGTTCCGATACAAACCCGGCACTTACCCTGCAGGCCATCACTCTGACTGCCACCGTGGCTGGCGGAGCGAATGCTACCGGTGTCATCACCTTCAGAGACGGTACGGCGATCATCGGCAGTGTTGCACTGAATAACGCAGGAACTGCATCTCTCGTCCTTCCCTCTTTGAGCGCGGGCACACACAGTCTCTCCGCGAGCTACGGTGGAGACAACTACAACCTGCCCTCAACAACGAATGGCGTCTCTGAAGTCGTGCAGCTGCGCTCCACGACGATTTCCACGACCGCATCGTCCAGTAGTTATCTCGCAGGCCAGCAGGTAACGCTCGTCGGTGTTGTCCACTGGACCGGACCTGTTACACCAACCGGCACGGTCACCTTTACCTCTGGCGGCGCAACGCTTGGCACAGTGCAGGTTTCGACCGCTGGAGCAGCAACGCTGATCTTCTTCCCTCAGAATGGTTCCTACAACATTGTGGCGACCTACAACGGTGATTCGGTCTACTCACCCTCCACCGCGGCGTCCTACACGATCACCGCTGGCGCTTCTACTACCTTCAGCATCACGGCGAATCCTACAACGATCTCTGTTACGAGCGGAGATCACGTTGGAGTCGACGTCACGATTGTGGCTTCGAAGAGCTTTACGGACACACTCGCTTTCGGTTGCCTGGACATGCCGCTCGATGCGACCTGCACCTTCGACAAAACCAGCATGGATGTCACAGGCGGAGGGACAAATACGATTCACCTCGTATTTGACACCGGCAACCCACTCGGTGCCGGGGCAACGGCGAAGTTGACTCAAAGACACGTATCGCGTGTCGCGGAAGCCGGTATGCTTCTTCCCTTCGCTGCACTTCTGGGGTTCCTTCTCTTCACTTCGCGCAGACGTCGTAGCTTACCGGCTCTTCTCTCTCTCGCCGTTCTCATCCTCGCAGGACTTGGTGTAACGGGATGCGCCAACAAACTGCAGATGAGCACCACACCCGCAGGAACATATACGGTTCGTATCATGGCCTCAGGTCTCCATACCACTGCCAGCCAGATCGCCGATCTGTCCGTAACGGTGCGCTAA
- a CDS encoding outer membrane beta-barrel protein, translating to MKTLLCNLLLLLCGSRLFAQAAPAGVGPGTSVSIGGGVALYKLQYGERWLGGAQGWVDANPYWWLGVEGEARWLRYHQDENTHATTYLIGPRVSLRPGNLEPYVKLLAGAGQFNFPFNYAKGTYLVVAGGAGVDLHLGDRWKVRAIDIEYQTWPQFTFGTMKSYGASVGISYNILGRTTKLSR from the coding sequence TTGAAGACCCTTCTCTGCAATCTCTTACTTCTACTCTGCGGAAGCCGCCTGTTCGCTCAGGCGGCTCCCGCAGGCGTAGGACCCGGCACTTCTGTCAGCATCGGTGGAGGCGTCGCCCTGTACAAGCTGCAGTATGGCGAACGATGGCTCGGGGGAGCCCAGGGATGGGTAGATGCAAACCCCTATTGGTGGCTTGGCGTTGAAGGTGAGGCCCGTTGGCTGCGCTATCACCAGGACGAAAATACGCACGCGACAACGTATTTGATTGGTCCCCGCGTATCGCTTCGCCCCGGCAATCTTGAGCCGTACGTCAAGCTTCTCGCGGGCGCTGGACAGTTCAACTTCCCTTTCAACTACGCGAAGGGTACCTATCTGGTCGTCGCCGGCGGCGCTGGTGTTGACCTGCACCTCGGCGACCGGTGGAAAGTTCGGGCCATCGACATCGAATACCAGACTTGGCCGCAGTTTACCTTTGGCACGATGAAATCCTACGGCGCATCGGTCGGCATCAGCTACAACATCCTGGGACGTACGACAAAGCTCAGTCGCTAG
- a CDS encoding oleate hydratase, producing the protein MSEMNDIQKRERARNTDRSDTKVYLVGGGIASLAAAAFLIRDGGVLGKNITIYEELDRLGGSLDGAGSPEEGYVLRGGRMMESKYLCTYDLFSAVPTLDRSKTVTQEIFEWNEVIKTHSHARLVRDGQPINAPEFGLSEKNILKIEWLIAEPEGLLGRTSIADQMGEEFLQTNFWLMWCTTFAFQPWHSAVEFKRYLVRFTHMVQGFNQLHGIMRTVFNQYDSLVRPLERFLIERNVKFLLKSKVEELVLRKDIDAEGFVEKIIYTAEGKLETVEVRSHDLVIVTLGSMTEASALGSNGTAAVVKSKKDGGSWTLWEKIAASRPEFGKPAVFTDHIDESKWISITTTLYDPDFLELVRSMTGNVPGEGGLVTFADSNWLCSIVIPAQPHFIGQPEDVQVFWGYGLYVDKPGNFVPKPMQDCSGAEIFTEILGHLHISEEQQKSILANSRTIPCMMPFITSQFLRREKGDRPEVLPKGWKNLAFTGQFCEQPDDVVFTVEYSVRSAASAAYGLLDIDRKPPAVYKGQYDPRVLYKAIKGLHDLD; encoded by the coding sequence ATGTCCGAGATGAACGATATACAGAAGCGGGAGCGCGCGCGCAACACAGATCGTTCCGACACGAAAGTCTATCTTGTGGGCGGTGGCATCGCATCGCTGGCTGCCGCAGCTTTCTTAATTCGCGACGGAGGTGTGCTGGGCAAGAACATCACGATTTATGAAGAACTCGATCGGCTCGGCGGAAGCCTCGATGGTGCAGGATCGCCGGAGGAAGGATACGTTCTTCGGGGCGGGCGCATGATGGAGTCGAAGTACCTTTGCACCTATGATCTATTTTCCGCCGTGCCGACACTGGATCGTAGCAAGACGGTGACGCAGGAGATCTTCGAGTGGAACGAGGTCATCAAGACTCACTCCCATGCGCGTCTGGTGCGGGATGGACAGCCCATCAACGCTCCCGAGTTCGGTCTGAGCGAAAAGAACATTCTGAAGATCGAGTGGCTTATTGCAGAGCCCGAGGGGCTGCTTGGAAGGACCAGCATTGCCGACCAGATGGGCGAAGAGTTCCTCCAAACCAACTTCTGGCTGATGTGGTGTACGACCTTCGCTTTCCAGCCCTGGCACAGCGCGGTAGAGTTCAAGCGCTACCTCGTGCGCTTCACACACATGGTCCAGGGCTTCAACCAGCTACACGGGATCATGCGAACAGTCTTCAATCAGTACGATTCTTTAGTGCGGCCGTTGGAACGGTTTCTGATTGAGCGGAATGTGAAGTTTCTTCTGAAATCGAAAGTCGAGGAACTGGTGCTGCGTAAAGACATCGATGCAGAAGGCTTCGTGGAGAAAATTATTTATACAGCGGAAGGTAAGCTGGAGACCGTCGAGGTACGTTCGCACGACCTCGTTATCGTCACGCTTGGATCGATGACGGAGGCTTCAGCCTTGGGATCAAATGGCACAGCGGCCGTAGTGAAAAGCAAGAAAGACGGAGGGTCTTGGACTCTGTGGGAGAAGATTGCGGCCAGCAGACCTGAGTTCGGCAAGCCTGCAGTATTTACCGATCACATTGACGAATCAAAGTGGATCTCGATTACGACGACGCTCTACGACCCAGATTTTTTAGAATTGGTTCGCAGCATGACAGGAAATGTCCCCGGCGAAGGCGGACTTGTTACCTTCGCAGATTCCAACTGGCTCTGCTCGATCGTGATTCCTGCACAACCCCACTTCATCGGTCAGCCAGAAGATGTACAGGTCTTCTGGGGTTATGGTCTCTATGTCGATAAGCCCGGCAACTTCGTTCCTAAGCCTATGCAGGATTGTTCGGGGGCGGAGATCTTTACCGAGATCCTCGGTCACCTGCACATTTCAGAAGAACAGCAGAAGAGTATTCTTGCGAATTCGAGGACCATTCCTTGCATGATGCCCTTCATAACCAGCCAGTTCCTGCGGCGCGAAAAGGGTGACCGACCCGAGGTGCTTCCCAAGGGATGGAAGAACCTTGCCTTTACCGGTCAGTTTTGCGAACAACCTGACGACGTAGTGTTTACGGTGGAGTATTCCGTACGCAGCGCTGCGAGTGCCGCGTACGGTCTTCTTGATATCGACCGCAAACCGCCCGCGGTCTACAAGGGGCAATACGATCCACGCGTTTTATATAAGGCCATCAAAGGGCTGCACGATCTCGATTGA
- a CDS encoding MarR family winged helix-turn-helix transcriptional regulator, which translates to MKPNPGDPGCTCYRLRQSARIVSRTYDTFLAPCGISIGQFGLLITLSAMKGESISSLAEVLQMDRTTLTRNLIPLQKLGYISVEQASDKRARSLSLTVTGQKTLTVARPKWKAAQRSLEKKVGKAEVNLLNVTLENTLLHLQK; encoded by the coding sequence ATGAAGCCCAACCCCGGTGATCCTGGTTGTACCTGCTACCGCTTACGGCAGTCTGCACGTATCGTGTCCAGGACCTATGACACGTTTCTTGCGCCTTGCGGCATCAGCATCGGTCAGTTTGGATTGCTTATCACGCTTTCTGCCATGAAGGGAGAGTCCATCTCGTCGTTGGCAGAGGTTTTGCAGATGGATCGGACCACCCTGACGCGCAACCTAATTCCGTTGCAAAAACTTGGATATATCTCCGTGGAACAAGCATCAGACAAACGGGCACGATCACTCAGCCTGACAGTAACCGGACAAAAAACCTTGACTGTAGCCAGGCCGAAGTGGAAGGCTGCTCAGCGCAGTCTAGAAAAAAAAGTTGGAAAAGCAGAGGTCAATCTGCTCAACGTGACACTAGAAAATACGCTTCTTCACTTACAGAAGTGA
- the fabF gene encoding beta-ketoacyl-ACP synthase II produces MKEQRRVVVTGVGLVSPVGIGTEETWSALLRGESGVAPIQLFDASRFSCRFAGEVKDFSPEKYIDRKDIKKMGRFIQFAMAAAEFAMKQSGLQVTEENAERVGVYVGSGIGAFEVIEREHSKLLAGGPDRVSPFFINATIANLASGQISIKYGAAGPNLTCSTACTTGAHGIGEAWHIIRRGDADVMICGGSEAAVTPLSVAGFAAMRALSTCNESPQTASRPWDTQRDGFVVGEGAGVLVLEELSHAQARGATILAELVGYAANSDAFHTNAPPEDGRGVRRVMQLALASAGLEPSAIGYLNAHATSTPLGDRAEAQAIADTFGEHAKTLLVSSTKSMTGHLLGGAGSLEAGITVLALRDQMAPPTTNLEELDERCQLNLVRDKGMPVPMQFAMTNSFGFGGTNASLIFRKW; encoded by the coding sequence ATGAAAGAACAGCGTCGTGTTGTTGTAACCGGAGTCGGACTCGTCAGTCCGGTGGGCATTGGCACAGAAGAAACCTGGAGCGCCCTACTTCGTGGTGAATCGGGTGTCGCTCCTATCCAGCTCTTTGACGCGTCACGTTTCAGCTGCCGCTTTGCTGGCGAAGTAAAGGACTTCTCACCGGAGAAGTATATCGACCGCAAAGACATCAAGAAGATGGGCCGTTTTATCCAGTTTGCTATGGCTGCGGCAGAGTTCGCCATGAAGCAATCGGGTCTGCAGGTGACGGAAGAAAACGCTGAGCGCGTAGGCGTCTATGTTGGAAGCGGGATTGGCGCCTTTGAGGTGATCGAGCGAGAGCATTCCAAGCTCCTCGCCGGTGGACCCGATCGCGTCTCGCCGTTCTTCATCAACGCAACAATCGCCAATCTGGCCTCTGGACAGATATCTATTAAGTACGGCGCTGCCGGCCCGAACCTTACGTGCTCCACAGCCTGTACAACAGGCGCACACGGTATAGGAGAAGCCTGGCACATCATCCGTCGCGGGGATGCGGACGTGATGATCTGCGGAGGCAGTGAGGCCGCCGTTACTCCCCTCTCCGTTGCAGGCTTCGCCGCAATGCGTGCGCTTTCCACGTGCAACGAAAGTCCTCAGACTGCATCGCGTCCCTGGGACACGCAGCGTGACGGCTTTGTTGTCGGCGAAGGTGCTGGAGTGTTGGTTCTTGAGGAGTTGAGCCATGCACAGGCCAGAGGAGCTACCATCCTTGCGGAGCTTGTAGGTTATGCTGCGAACTCAGATGCCTTTCACACCAACGCGCCGCCGGAAGACGGCCGCGGTGTAAGACGCGTCATGCAACTCGCCCTGGCAAGCGCTGGGCTTGAACCTTCTGCGATTGGATACCTCAACGCCCATGCCACATCCACGCCTCTCGGAGACCGCGCAGAGGCCCAGGCCATCGCCGATACCTTCGGAGAACACGCAAAGACGCTCTTGGTCAGTTCGACGAAATCTATGACCGGCCATCTCCTCGGAGGCGCTGGTAGTCTGGAAGCCGGGATCACAGTGCTAGCACTCCGTGATCAGATGGCTCCTCCGACAACGAATCTGGAAGAACTGGACGAGCGTTGCCAACTGAACCTGGTGCGCGACAAAGGTATGCCCGTACCCATGCAATTCGCCATGACAAACTCCTTCGGCTTTGGTGGAACGAACGCCTCACTGATCTTCCGAAAGTGGTAA